Proteins co-encoded in one Zalophus californianus isolate mZalCal1 chromosome 9, mZalCal1.pri.v2, whole genome shotgun sequence genomic window:
- the LRRC10 gene encoding leucine-rich repeat-containing protein 10, with amino-acid sequence MGNAIRALVAFVPTDCCQSYVVRDLREMPTDKMVDLSGKRLHRFPAHVCSFQELVKLYLSDNRLNSLPPELEQLQNLQILALDFNNFKALPQVVCTLKQLCILYLGNNKLCDLPSELSLLQNLRTLWVEANCLTQLPDVVCELRLLKTLHAGSNALRLLPGQLQRLQELRTIWLSGNLLTDFPAVLLHMPFLEVIDVDRNSIRYFPSLAHLSSLKLVIYDHNPCRNAPKVAKGVRRVGRWAEETPEPDPRKARRYALTQEESQDGEAPALPSLLLPPNS; translated from the coding sequence ATGGGGAACGCCATCAGGGCCCTGGTGGCCTTCGTCCCCACCGACTGCTGCCAGAGCTACGTAGTCAGAGACCTCCGGGAGATGCCAACGGACAAGATGGTGGACCTGAGTGGGAAGCGGCTCCACCGCTTCCCCGCGCACGTGTGCTCCTTCCAGGAGCTGGTCAAGCTCTACCTGAGTGACAACCGCCTCAACAGCCTGCCTCCTGAGCTGGAGCAGCTCCAGAATCTGCAGATCTTGGCCCTGGATTTCAACAACTTCAAGGCTCTGCCTCAGGTGGTGTGTACTTTGAAACAGCTCTGCATCCTCTACCTGGGTAACAACAAACTTTGCGACCTCCCCAGTGAGCTGAGCCTGCTCCAGAATCTCCGGACCCTGTGGGTGGAGGCCAACTGCCTCACCCAGCTGCCAGATGTGGTCTGTGAGCTGAGGCTCCTTAAGACGCTGCACGCCGGCTCCAACGCCCTGCGTCTCCTGCCAGGCCAGCTCCAGCGCCTCCAGGAGCTGCGGACCATCTGGCTCTCAGGCAACCTGCTGACTGACTTCCCTGCTGTGCTGCTGCACATGCCCTTCCTGGAGGTGATCGATGTGGACAGGAACAGCATCCGTTACTTCCCCAGCCTGGCCCACCTGTCAAGTCTGAAGCTGGTCATCTATGACCATAATCCTTGCAGGAATGCACCCAAGGTGGCCAAAGGTGTGCGCCGTGTGGGAAGATGGGCAGAGGAGACGCCAGAGCCCGACCCCAGGAAAGCCAGACGCTATGCCTTGACCCAGGAGGAAAGCCAGGATGGAGAGGCACCTGCTCTGCCTTCTCTACTTCTTCCTCCCAACTCCTGA